CAAGATGCTTACCTGTAGCGCTGAACACGTTGTAGGAATTCTCGGATTCAAACGACGTGAGACGAGTTTTTGCAAGCCCAACCTTTTCATCGCAAGTTTCTTCGCAGAACTTAATCCAGTCAATGTCCATCCAGTCGCCGGTTACCGTAAAGCGGAGGATGTGTTCGCCTTCGGTCAGCTTCACGTCAGCCTTAACTATGTTGTATTCATCGTAGTTGTCTTCGCCTTCGCTTGCAGCAGGTACCGCAATTTCTTCAGTAATATCCTTGCCATCCATGGAGAGTTTGAAGCTAGAAGTACTGTTGGCAGAAGCCACAGAAGCATTCATGGCATAAGTTCCCGTCGAAGCCACCTTCACTGTGTATTCAAGCCATTCGCCTGCCTGGTTGTAGCCAACAATGACACCGGTAGCCTTCTTGTAAAGGTCCACGCCAGTACCCGGGCGGTAATCGGAATCGCCGTGGTTTTCTGTATCGCTTTCGTTGTAAGTGGTGTTGCCCTGACCCACGCCGTTCACATCGAAATCTTCCACTTCGATCTTACCCGGAATGTCAAGAGGCTTGCCCTTGAACGGTTCGCGCGGAACCGGCTTTAAAACCAAGCGGAGCAGTGCAGAACCATGAGCCGGGAGTTCAATAGAAACACTAGAGACCGGTCCCAAATCCTTCTTTTTCCAGGCATCGCGGACTTCTACTTCGCCTTCTACGCCAATGTCTTTAAAGTTGCATTCGACGGTCTGGGTAGAATTGTTATTGTTGAGAAGCGCCACGGCGATATCGCCATTTTTCAAAGGCTTGGTCCAAACCTGCTTGCCATTCTTGTCAGAAATGCGGTGGCCCTGAACGCCCAAGGAGTCCTGGTTAATGGCAATCATGTCCTTGTTCAGGTAGAGTTCCTTAGTCTCGTTGCTCATGTTGCGCACATCGGAACTGATCATGATGGGAGCAGCCATGATGGACCACATCGTCATCTGGGAGCGCTGTTCCTCGTAAGAGAGGCCTCTGTTACCTACTTCGAGCATGTCCGGGTCATTCCAGTGACCGGGCTTTGCAATCTGCCAATACTTGTTGTTCGCATCAATAATTTCGTAGACGCCGCGGTACCACGAAGTCGAAATCCATTCGGGACCAATGTCGAAAGTGGTGCGCCAGAGGTTAGCAATTTTCGGCATCCAGTCCTTGTATTCCCACATGCAAATGCTGAACACGATGTCGCGTCCGGAATTGCGGAGAGCGTTGGACATTGCAGTGTAATCTTTTTCCTGCGTTCTCGGATCCGAGTCGCAGTTATCGTACTTCCAGTAATCCACGCCCCATTCAGCGAGCTTCTTGGCGTCCTGAACTTCGTGGCCGTTGGAACCACTTTCGCTTTGCCAGTTGCTATTGTAATGGTGGCAGGTGCGTTTGCCACGGTCGCCGTAAAGGCCGAACTTCAGGCCCTTCTTATGCACGTAATCAGCGATGGCCTTCATGCCACTCGGGAAAGTCTTCGGGTTGTTCTGGAGGTTGCCCTGGGCATCGCGCTTGGTATCCATCCAGTTATCGTCCAGATTAAGGAACACATAGCCCGCGTCTCTCAAACCGGATTCGACCATCGCGTCGGCAATTTCCTGAATCTGCTTTTCGTTGATGTTTTCGTGGAAAACGTTCCAGCTGTTCCAACCCAGCGGCGGCGTAAGCACCAAAGTGTCGGCACTAGCAAAAGCCTGCGATGCCAATCCCGCTAAAGCCAAAGAAGCTAGCACTCCAAACTTGCGACCATTTTTCTTGTTCAAACCAAACATAAGCACTCCTGTATCCTAAGTATTAATCATCCCCAAACTAAAAATACCCCCTAAAAAACAAAAAAATTAAAGGAATTACAAATGTTCCTTTGACATTTTATCCACGATGGATAAGAAGATGGATAGCAAAGCCAGCATATTGACTTTCCCGCAGATTTTTTGTATATTATTTGTAGATGACAGGGTGGCAGACCAATCCACCTAAGATAAAAAAGAAAGGTCAACCAATGACAGGGTGGCAGACCAGCCCACCTAAGATAAAAAAGAAAGGTCTAAGATGAGCCGTATTTCGTTATATATGAAATACGGCCTTTTTTATTTTAAGGAAAAAAATGAAACTGGCTCAAGCCGTCTTTCTTAAGCAATCTTTCTTTGAACGACATAAAGACCACAAGGAAATACTTACAAATAAAGCAGGCAGACCTTACCTATCTTTCATAATCGAATGTAATGGAACATTATTCGCCATTCCATTTCGAACAAATATCAAACACCCATACGCATTCATATTCAAAACTTCAAGCAGACACACAGACGAAAAGAAAGGATTGCCCGGCATCGATTTTACCAAAGCGGTAGTCATTCAGCAAATAGATATTGAATGTCAATGTACCATCGATAAAAAGGAATGGGTTGAACTCAACAAAAACTTGATGACAATCTTCACCAACTTTACCGAATACCTCAAAAAGTTTACAGCATCACTAGAAAATAGCGATTTTAGCAAGTTGCCCGTATTCAAATACTCATCGCTACAATATTTTATCGATGATGTGAAATCAGTCGTCAACTCTTTATAAAAAAAGAGCGTCCCCGAAGCCAGGGAGCGCTCTTGGTGAGAGAGAGTATTTTTTAACGGTCAACGGGCAACATGAACGAACGCGTTTTATCGCGCAAGATGTAAACGCCCTTGCCAAAGCCAGCATTTTTCATCGTTTTTTGCATGTTCGGCACATCGTTTTCGATGATTTCGACAAACCCGAGGCGTTTGCCCACAAGGTTATAGACACCAAACTTGCCGTTTGACGTTTTGAAGCGGAGAAATGACGCAATCGCGATTGTTCCCGGATCGGGTTCCGCAATTTTCTTGAGCGTGACGTTGTCGAGCGTAAGCGTGCCTGTCGAGGCGCCCGCATTAAAGCTCAAACGAGAATCCTTGTCCGTTGCCGCGGTCATCTGGAACTGGAAGGAATACTTCTTGGATTCCGTGCCGAGATCAAAATTTGCCTTTTCAGTGAGGTAGCTTGCCCACGGATCTGTATGCTGTTCCACATTCACTTCGAGCGTACGGGAAGCGCCAGCGCTTGCTTCAAAGCTCACTTCGTACCACTGGCCTTTTTCGAGACGCAAGTCATGCTGGATAAGCTGCACCTGATAATTCTGGTCGCCAACGGCGGTGATGTTGAAATTGTACTTGCCATTTTTCACGTCACCTGTTGCAGTGGCGCTGCCGTGAGTCTGCAAAGTCCAGGCGACATCTGTCGAATCGAAGCCACCGTTGAAAATGCTATCGCGGTCAGTCGGCACCTGAATTGGCGGCGGAAGCGAGGAGCCATCCAGCGAATAATTCTTGACAAAATTCCAAATTTCAACACTCGTATTGACACTGACAGCCTCGTCCATGGAATACCAGTGACCCTTGCCAGCAATCGTGAGCAAACGGACTTCGACGTTATCCTTGCACCCGCTCCAGACTTCGAGAGAAGCGGCAGAACCCGGCTTGCTCGCCGGATAAGGCTTTATAACCTTGGAACTCGAAGAGCATTTTTGCGCAGAGACCCAGCCCTTGAGGGTATTCACGGTGCTGTTGTAATTCACCACGTCATCGGAAGTGCCATGTGTATGCATAATCGGCATCGCGCGCTTGGGCGAGTTCACCCCGCCGCCACCAGAAACAGGCGCTATGGCCGCAATCATGTCGCCCATCTTGTTTGCCGCATGGTAGCTCATCATGCCGCCCATCGAGAATCCCGAAACGTACACGCGATTTTTATCAATGCCGTACTTGTTGTACATTTCATTGATAATCGCCTTGAGGAAATTGATGTCCTTGTCGCCACCGATGTCCCAGGCCTTGTTTTGGCCGTTCGGGAACACGACCACAAATCGTGCGGTATCGGCAATCGGCTCCCACTTGGCGGCGTTCTGCTGATACGGGGCATCCTGATTCATACCGTGCATCTGGATGATGAGCGGGCGGCCCTTTTCGATATTTTTCGGCGCATACACATTCATGGTACGGTTCGTGCCGTTCACGTTAATGTTGTCTGCAAAAGAAAAGGTCGCAAGGCTTGCTAGAACAGCAAGCGAAAGCAATCCATGAACTTTTTTGAAGATTTTACCAAACATACCTTATCCCTTAGAGATATCCATTTCACCTAAAGACAAAATACATTTGGAAGCGTAACTTATCGCATGCAGATTATTATTTTCCATTGCTCTTTTGACAATGGGTTGAGGGGATAAAATGTGTAATAGGGGTGTTTTAAGAACAACCAAAAACGGTCAGGATATACACGCTTAAAAATACTTGCGTATTTCCGCGTGTGCAGGCCTCTTGGTTGTTCTGGAATGTGTAATGGGGGTGGTAAAGAAGGGTGTTTAGAGAACAACCAAAAACGGCTTGGATATACCCACAGGAAAGCAAGCTTTCCGAGATGTAATTCTAGCCTCTTGGTTGTTCTGGGAATGTAATGGGGAGTGTTTGCAGAACAACCAAAACGGGCTGGAAATGCATATTTGAAAACTTCGTTTTCAATATGCGCTTCCAGCCCTTGGGGGTGTTTACAGAACACCAGAACGACCAGGAAATGGATGTCCGTAAGCTTCGCTTCCGACATCCGCTTCCTGGTCTCGGGGGTGTTTGAGGAACTATGAATAAACTATATAGATTACTTTGTTACGGAGAGGCGGAGGGTGGTGCCTGAGGTGAGGGACTTGACGATGTACACGCCGCTTTCCCTCACGAGGCTGTTCACCTTTGTACGGACATCAACGCTGTTCATGGCATCGATGCGGCCGACAAACTTACCGTTCAAGCCATAGACACTATAAGACTGTACGCCCTGTATGCCGTAGCGGACAGCATTTGCAATACCGATAGGCTCGATAGGTTCCGGATCCGTAGCATCCGCACCCTTCACGAACGTGAAGTAGTCGATATCAAGCCAAGAGCCAACAACCGTGAAGCGGAGTACATGTTCGCCTTCCGGGAGTTTTACGTTTGCTTTTACCTTGTTATAATCGTCATAATTTTCTTCGCCGGAACTTGCCGCCGGCACCGCAATTTCTTCGGTGATGTCCTTGCCATCCAAGGAGAGCTTGAAGCTCGAGGTGTTGCCCGCTGCTGCGACAGCCGCAAACATGGTGTAATCTCCAGCTTCCTTTACGTTCACAGTATATTCGAGCCAGTCGCCTTCGCTGTTGTAGCCCACAATGACGCCAGTTGCCTTCTTGTAAAGGTCAACGCCGGTACCCTTGCGGTAGTCAGAGTCGCCGTGGTTTTCGGAATCGCCATCATAGTAAGAGGAACCATCTTTGCCCTTGCCCGGCACGTCGAAGTCTTCGGCTTCGATCTTGCCCGGGAGCGCAATTGCGGGGCAGTTTTCGCCAGCGGCACAGAACGGAGTCTGCGGAACAGGTTCAGAACCAGCGCCGTCGAGATAAATTTCATCGTTCACATCGGTACCGACCTTGAACCAGTCGAAGTCAGCATAGCCGCCCGCCTGCTTGGTCGCAAAGTTGAAGAGGCCCCAGCGCACGCCTACGAACATGTGGAGGTCATAATTGAGCTTCACATCGTTGCCAATCTTTTTCCAAGAGCTACCATCGGTACTGTAATAGAAGTATGCGGTACCGCGGTCAATCGGCAAGTCAAAATCAATTCGCAGGTAAACCTTGGAGTCCGAAAGATTTTCACTTGTTACAAGTCTTTCGCCATCCTTGTTTCCGCTGTACATCACAACCTTGTAGTTACCGCCATCTTTTGCAAGCGCGACAAAGCCCTTGTCATCCTGCAAAGCAACGAGGCCCGCCATGTCTCCATCCTTCATGCCCTTGCCGTCAACAAGGGTACGGCCAGAACTCTTAGGGCCAAAGGAACGCTGTGTCAAAGTGTTCTTTGCATTCACGACACGGCTATCCGTGCGGCCCGTGGTAATGCGGAAAAATCCCGGATTTGCCGTCAAAGACCAGTTCTTGTTATCGGGATTGTGGTTGAATTGCCATTCGAGAGCAAGTTCGCCAGATTCAAAATCGTCACTCGTGACCATGCCGTAGCCCGGGAGCGGAGATTCCGGCAAGTCGATTGTTGAAGGTGCCTTGGAGCCGCTCGTAGGCACTGGCCAACCGTCCTTCCATTCCATCGGCACCAGGTGCGACATACGGCCAACCGGGCCGGAATCGCGGAACAAAAGTGCATACCACTTGCCATCGGGAGTGTCAAAGATGCCACCCTGCGCAACACCGTTATCAGAGAGGAAATACCTTCCGCTAAATCCGGAGAGCAGGCTCTTGGAACGGTAAACGATTTCGCTACGGCTCTTGCCAGCCGGCCAGGAAATCGTAAACAGGTAGTATTCGCCATTCACCTTTTCCATGTGCGAGCCTTCCTGCTGCACGTAGTAGTTGCTGGTGCCGGTCACCTGGTTGATGCTCACGCCGCCAATCTTGCCGCTCTTGCCGCCGGCCTTTACACCGCTTGCGTCGTCGTTCAACTGCACGTAGCTAATCTGGTCACCACTGCCGTAGAACACCCACACGGTGCCATCGTCATCGAAGAACAGAGAAGGGTCGTGGTAGAACGGGAGTTGCACTTCACTCCACTGGCCGCTTTCCACGTCGGCGGTTTTGTACAAATGCGTCTTGCCCGTCGTGTAGGACGGGGTCAGCACGTAGAAGAATCCCTTGTGGTAACGGATGCTCGATGCCCAGGAGCCCTTACCGTAGGCATCCTTGCCGCCATTCAAATTCTGCTGGTCATTGTTGGCAAGCGTCTGGTAGGCATAACCCACAGTGCGCCACTGCGCCAAATCCGTGCTCTTGAAAACAGGCACGCCAGGCGCAAAGTGCATGGTCGTCGTGACCATGTAATAAGCATCGTCAACACGGACAATGGAAGGGTCCGGGCTATCGACATACATGATCGGGTTATTGACCTTAACGGCTGCACTATTCACTACAGCAAAAGCAGCCAAAACCACAGCCGACTTCGCCATCTTACTAAACAATCCCATAACAACTCCTTTCCAACCAAGGCTAGATAAGATTAACAATCATAATTTATCCCATTTACACACTTTCTAACCTTAAAACCAAGTCCTTTTTATGGATTTTTTGTCAATAGCGCAACCTCTTTTTGCCCCATTACAACCCCCTAAGCCACGTTGCTTTGTAAAAATTCCTTTTCGCAATTTTCACAACGCTTTATAAATTTTCACAACACCAATTCACAACACCCCAAGAACTTCCATTTATATTTTGTTCAGGTCTAGCGAATATCGTGGGGGATTTGGTTGGACTCGGTGGATGAATAGAGTTTGGAATGATTAACTATAAAAAGGAGTAGCTATGACCATGTTTAAATCCATGGCATTCGCAGGATCGCTTGCAGCACTGAGCACGCTTTCTTTTGGCTGGAGTATCAGTGGATCAGTCAATTCGGGCTCTGGCCGTGCACTTGCCGGCGTAACGATTTCGTCGTTCAACTATGCAGGACTTGAAGCAAAGTCTGCAGAAGACGGCACGTTCACCATTACAAACGCAGAGGCTTCCCTGCACAACGCGTTTGTAAAGACGGCAAAAGTTCAATACAACTACAACGTCATTACCATTTCGGGCGTCAAGGCACAGACCATTACGGTGTCCGTCATGGACGCACTCGGCAAGGTTGCATATTCCAAGACGCAGCACAATGTCAACGGTTCCCTCAGCATTGACTTAAACAAGACGAGTGCCAGAGGCGCCAAGTTCCTCCGCATCAACGCCGACGGAAACCGCAACACCTACCAGATTGGCAAGACTGTAACGCTCATGAAGGAAGGCGACCCGCTGCCGGTCTTGCAGTTCGCCTTGGAAGGCTACCAGACCACCACCTACCAGGCCAAGGCCGAAATTGAAACTGGCGTCAAGATTACAATGCAACGAGGCAGCAACATCAATCCGGTCTCCAGCTCTAGCCAAAAGGCCGAATCCAGTTCTTCCGCCAAGGTTGAGTCCAGCAGCAGCGAAGAAGCCTCATCTAGCAGCAAGGCCGAAGAAATTATTATCAACTGCGCCGGCAAGACTTACCAGGCTGGCGACCACAAGATGTCCGTAAATGTTGACGGCAAGAATCGCACGTTCATCATGCACGTTCCGAGCGCCTACAAGGGCGACAAGCCGGTACCGCTCGTTGTCGACTACCACCCAATTGGAGGTAGCGGCCAGGGTCAGCTCAGCGGCACCACTTACAAGTCCCAGACAGACCCCGAAGGCGTCATCTCGCTCTATCCGGATGGCACTGGCGGAAAGTCCATGATGGGTGCCGGCTGGAACGTGGGCCCGTGCTGCTCGAACGATGACGACGTGAAGTTCTCTCGTGAAATGATCAAGGCTGTCGAAGAAAAGGTCTGCATCGATACCAAGCGCGTTTACGCAACCGGTTTCTCGATGGGCGGCGGCATGAGTAACCACGTGGCATGCTACATGTCCGACATTTACGCCGCAGTTGCTCCGGCAGCTATGGACTTGAACAAGACCAACAGCGCCACCTGCAATCCGGTTCGCCCGATTTCCATCATCATGTTCCGCGGCACAAACGACAACGTCTGCCGTTACCAAGGTGGCGATAGCGGATTCAACGACGGCTTGAACTTCCTGGGCGCCGAAGGCAACTTCAAATTCTGGGCCGAAAAGAACGGCTGCACCGGCTCTCCGTCCAAGAACTCCGACGGTTGCGACGAGTACTCCAACTGCAAGGACGGCACGAAGGTCGTGCTCTGCACCAAGCAGGGTGGCGGTCACGAACAGGGCAATGGCAAGGTCGGCTGGCCGTTCCTGAAGTCCTTCACAATGCCATAATGAATTTGATTTCATAATTCATCCTAACCTCAAATCGCTCCGGATAAAACCGGAGCGATTCTTTTATTTTGTATAGTTGTCAACTACTGAAATTTTGAAAAACACTCGTTTTTTACGTGAATAAATTGAAATCTCTCAAACTAATCACGTAATTTTTGGTATAAAAGAAGCATATTTCAGACATTTTCCATTAAAAACACATCGAAAACAACCTTTTCTACCGTCTTTATCAAAAAAAAACACCCCAAAACCAGCTTTTCCACATTCAAAACTACAGACAACGTTTAAATATTACGTGAAAGCCACGTATTTTCAATACCTTTTTCACGTAAATTTCACCATTTTCTAAAAATTTCATTTTTTTTCACACACCAACAGGCATTCAAACCACCGATTACTTTTTATAAATGCGGACCATTGCGCATTCTTGATAACGCGCCGCGATCTCCGACTCCATACGAAAAGAGCCCCGGCGGTTGCCGAG
This region of Fibrobacter sp. UBA4297 genomic DNA includes:
- a CDS encoding PHB depolymerase family esterase, encoding MTMFKSMAFAGSLAALSTLSFGWSISGSVNSGSGRALAGVTISSFNYAGLEAKSAEDGTFTITNAEASLHNAFVKTAKVQYNYNVITISGVKAQTITVSVMDALGKVAYSKTQHNVNGSLSIDLNKTSARGAKFLRINADGNRNTYQIGKTVTLMKEGDPLPVLQFALEGYQTTTYQAKAEIETGVKITMQRGSNINPVSSSSQKAESSSSAKVESSSSEEASSSSKAEEIIINCAGKTYQAGDHKMSVNVDGKNRTFIMHVPSAYKGDKPVPLVVDYHPIGGSGQGQLSGTTYKSQTDPEGVISLYPDGTGGKSMMGAGWNVGPCCSNDDDVKFSREMIKAVEEKVCIDTKRVYATGFSMGGGMSNHVACYMSDIYAAVAPAAMDLNKTNSATCNPVRPISIIMFRGTNDNVCRYQGGDSGFNDGLNFLGAEGNFKFWAEKNGCTGSPSKNSDGCDEYSNCKDGTKVVLCTKQGGGHEQGNGKVGWPFLKSFTMP
- a CDS encoding carbohydrate binding domain-containing protein, which produces MFGKIFKKVHGLLSLAVLASLATFSFADNINVNGTNRTMNVYAPKNIEKGRPLIIQMHGMNQDAPYQQNAAKWEPIADTARFVVVFPNGQNKAWDIGGDKDINFLKAIINEMYNKYGIDKNRVYVSGFSMGGMMSYHAANKMGDMIAAIAPVSGGGGVNSPKRAMPIMHTHGTSDDVVNYNSTVNTLKGWVSAQKCSSSSKVIKPYPASKPGSAASLEVWSGCKDNVEVRLLTIAGKGHWYSMDEAVSVNTSVEIWNFVKNYSLDGSSLPPPIQVPTDRDSIFNGGFDSTDVAWTLQTHGSATATGDVKNGKYNFNITAVGDQNYQVQLIQHDLRLEKGQWYEVSFEASAGASRTLEVNVEQHTDPWASYLTEKANFDLGTESKKYSFQFQMTAATDKDSRLSFNAGASTGTLTLDNVTLKKIAEPDPGTIAIASFLRFKTSNGKFGVYNLVGKRLGFVEIIENDVPNMQKTMKNAGFGKGVYILRDKTRSFMLPVDR
- a CDS encoding carbohydrate-binding protein; the encoded protein is MFGLNKKNGRKFGVLASLALAGLASQAFASADTLVLTPPLGWNSWNVFHENINEKQIQEIADAMVESGLRDAGYVFLNLDDNWMDTKRDAQGNLQNNPKTFPSGMKAIADYVHKKGLKFGLYGDRGKRTCHHYNSNWQSESGSNGHEVQDAKKLAEWGVDYWKYDNCDSDPRTQEKDYTAMSNALRNSGRDIVFSICMWEYKDWMPKIANLWRTTFDIGPEWISTSWYRGVYEIIDANNKYWQIAKPGHWNDPDMLEVGNRGLSYEEQRSQMTMWSIMAAPIMISSDVRNMSNETKELYLNKDMIAINQDSLGVQGHRISDKNGKQVWTKPLKNGDIAVALLNNNNSTQTVECNFKDIGVEGEVEVRDAWKKKDLGPVSSVSIELPAHGSALLRLVLKPVPREPFKGKPLDIPGKIEVEDFDVNGVGQGNTTYNESDTENHGDSDYRPGTGVDLYKKATGVIVGYNQAGEWLEYTVKVASTGTYAMNASVASANSTSSFKLSMDGKDITEEIAVPAASEGEDNYDEYNIVKADVKLTEGEHILRFTVTGDWMDIDWIKFCEETCDEKVGLAKTRLTSFESENSYNVFSATGKHLGRVDLNGASMPQALKNAGYARGTYMVRSVKGNQIQRVNVR
- the tenpIN gene encoding type III toxin-antitoxin system TenpIN family toxin gives rise to the protein MKLAQAVFLKQSFFERHKDHKEILTNKAGRPYLSFIIECNGTLFAIPFRTNIKHPYAFIFKTSSRHTDEKKGLPGIDFTKAVVIQQIDIECQCTIDKKEWVELNKNLMTIFTNFTEYLKKFTASLENSDFSKLPVFKYSSLQYFIDDVKSVVNSL
- a CDS encoding family 43 glycosylhydrolase, yielding MGLFSKMAKSAVVLAAFAVVNSAAVKVNNPIMYVDSPDPSIVRVDDAYYMVTTTMHFAPGVPVFKSTDLAQWRTVGYAYQTLANNDQQNLNGGKDAYGKGSWASSIRYHKGFFYVLTPSYTTGKTHLYKTADVESGQWSEVQLPFYHDPSLFFDDDGTVWVFYGSGDQISYVQLNDDASGVKAGGKSGKIGGVSINQVTGTSNYYVQQEGSHMEKVNGEYYLFTISWPAGKSRSEIVYRSKSLLSGFSGRYFLSDNGVAQGGIFDTPDGKWYALLFRDSGPVGRMSHLVPMEWKDGWPVPTSGSKAPSTIDLPESPLPGYGMVTSDDFESGELALEWQFNHNPDNKNWSLTANPGFFRITTGRTDSRVVNAKNTLTQRSFGPKSSGRTLVDGKGMKDGDMAGLVALQDDKGFVALAKDGGNYKVVMYSGNKDGERLVTSENLSDSKVYLRIDFDLPIDRGTAYFYYSTDGSSWKKIGNDVKLNYDLHMFVGVRWGLFNFATKQAGGYADFDWFKVGTDVNDEIYLDGAGSEPVPQTPFCAAGENCPAIALPGKIEAEDFDVPGKGKDGSSYYDGDSENHGDSDYRKGTGVDLYKKATGVIVGYNSEGDWLEYTVNVKEAGDYTMFAAVAAAGNTSSFKLSLDGKDITEEIAVPAASSGEENYDDYNKVKANVKLPEGEHVLRFTVVGSWLDIDYFTFVKGADATDPEPIEPIGIANAVRYGIQGVQSYSVYGLNGKFVGRIDAMNSVDVRTKVNSLVRESGVYIVKSLTSGTTLRLSVTK